From a region of the Basfia succiniciproducens genome:
- a CDS encoding 2-keto-3-deoxygluconate permease has product MALRNEEGHIDLKLMERMMKIPGGLVIIPLLLAVAIKTFFPQFFEIGGFTTGLFQKGQPAMMGIFLILCGASINIRQVGMPLYKGVVLTSSKFFLGVALGLLVGHLFGPEGIWGLSPIVLIAAITNSNSSLYISLSSQFGNSTDTGAISILSLNDGPFFTLIALGASGLANIPFMAVVATLIPLLIGFVWGNIDTKFRELCGKAQPIIIFFMTIAIGSGTDVSTILKAGASGIILGILSTLTAAVFFYVFNIFLPKRERNAMGAAIGTTALNSAMTPAAVADADPTFTPHVPLATAQCATASIITLFLCPFVVAFFDRQMRKNKLGIYSAEGWAGKALAEREALAKSAS; this is encoded by the coding sequence ATGGCATTACGCAATGAAGAAGGTCATATTGATCTTAAACTCATGGAAAGAATGATGAAAATCCCGGGCGGATTAGTCATTATTCCATTATTGCTCGCTGTTGCAATTAAAACATTCTTTCCGCAATTTTTTGAAATAGGTGGTTTTACAACCGGCTTGTTCCAAAAAGGTCAGCCCGCAATGATGGGGATATTCCTTATTTTATGCGGTGCGTCAATTAATATTCGTCAAGTAGGTATGCCTCTTTATAAAGGCGTAGTATTAACCAGTTCAAAATTCTTTTTGGGTGTGGCGCTTGGTTTATTAGTCGGTCATCTTTTCGGACCAGAGGGTATTTGGGGATTATCACCAATCGTCTTAATTGCAGCAATCACTAACTCAAATAGTTCCCTTTATATTTCACTTTCATCACAGTTTGGTAATTCAACAGATACGGGTGCAATTTCAATTCTGTCTTTAAATGACGGACCGTTTTTCACTCTAATCGCATTAGGAGCGAGCGGTTTAGCAAATATTCCGTTTATGGCGGTAGTAGCAACCCTGATTCCATTATTAATTGGTTTTGTTTGGGGTAATATTGATACTAAATTCCGTGAGTTATGCGGTAAAGCTCAGCCTATTATTATTTTCTTCATGACTATTGCAATCGGTTCTGGTACTGACGTCAGTACGATTTTGAAAGCCGGTGCATCCGGTATTATTTTAGGTATCCTTTCAACATTAACTGCAGCGGTATTTTTTTATGTATTTAATATTTTCTTACCAAAAAGAGAACGTAATGCAATGGGAGCGGCAATTGGTACAACCGCATTAAACTCAGCAATGACTCCGGCTGCCGTAGCTGATGCGGACCCTACCTTTACACCTCATGTGCCGCTTGCAACCGCACAATGCGCAACGGCTTCTATTATTACCTTATTCTTATGCCCGTTTGTAGTTGCGTTCTTCGATAGACAAATGCGTAAAAATAAATTAGGTATTTATTCTGCCGAAGGTTGGGCTGGTAAAGCTTTAGCGGAACGGGAAGCATTAGCTAAATCAGCGAGTTAG
- the rpiB gene encoding ribose 5-phosphate isomerase B, with translation MKIAIGCDEAAYRLKVEIMKHLDELGIEYDDFGAGEGDVVLYPDVAEAVAVAVAEGKYQRAILTCGTGIGMCITANKVPGIRAAVCHDVFSTERSRKSNDAQIMCLGERVIGVELAKSLIDVWFKCEFAGGGSAPKVKRINEIDAKYNKR, from the coding sequence ATGAAAATTGCTATTGGATGTGATGAAGCGGCATATCGCTTAAAAGTTGAAATTATGAAGCATTTAGATGAGCTGGGCATTGAATATGATGATTTTGGCGCCGGAGAAGGAGATGTCGTTTTATATCCTGATGTAGCGGAAGCCGTTGCAGTTGCGGTTGCCGAGGGAAAATACCAACGGGCAATTCTAACTTGCGGTACCGGTATTGGTATGTGTATTACGGCAAATAAAGTTCCGGGAATACGCGCGGCAGTATGTCATGATGTGTTTTCAACCGAGCGCTCAAGAAAAAGTAATGACGCTCAGATTATGTGCTTGGGAGAACGTGTTATAGGTGTTGAGTTAGCAAAATCATTAATTGATGTGTGGTTCAAATGTGAGTTTGCCGGTGGCGGTTCCGCACCTAAAGTGAAACGTATTAATGAAATTGATGCGAAATATAACAAAAGATAA
- a CDS encoding triose-phosphate isomerase: MKKYYFGTNLKMYKGIADTTRFLARLSELTHDIRANNDIELFVIPSYTAIQSAIQTTLATSHDNPIIIGAQNMNPNDNGQYTGDISPLMLKEIGTQLVMIGHSERRHKFGETDRQENEKVLSALKHDLTTLLCVGETLEQKNYNISDEVLRTQLKIGLSGINTNQLAKLRIAYEPVWAIGESGIPATADYANEKHAVIKQCLIELFGDAGKDIPVFYGGSVNAENSNELFGQQYIDGLFIGRSAWDAENFFKIIERIVNK; this comes from the coding sequence ATGAAAAAGTATTATTTTGGTACCAATCTCAAAATGTACAAAGGAATAGCCGATACAACTCGGTTTTTAGCCCGACTCTCCGAATTAACTCATGATATTAGGGCTAATAACGATATAGAATTATTTGTCATTCCGTCTTATACCGCTATCCAATCCGCTATTCAAACCACACTAGCCACTTCTCATGATAATCCGATTATTATTGGCGCTCAAAATATGAATCCTAACGATAACGGACAATATACAGGAGATATTTCACCATTAATGCTGAAAGAAATAGGAACTCAATTGGTAATGATCGGGCATTCCGAAAGACGCCACAAATTTGGCGAAACAGATCGGCAGGAAAATGAAAAAGTACTATCGGCTTTAAAACATGATCTAACGACACTACTTTGCGTTGGCGAAACACTTGAACAAAAAAATTATAATATTTCCGACGAAGTATTAAGAACTCAATTGAAAATAGGTCTATCGGGAATTAATACAAATCAATTAGCCAAACTAAGAATAGCTTATGAACCCGTATGGGCAATTGGTGAAAGCGGCATTCCTGCCACCGCAGATTATGCGAATGAAAAACATGCAGTTATTAAACAATGTTTAATTGAGTTATTTGGTGACGCGGGAAAAGATATTCCCGTTTTCTACGGCGGTAGCGTTAATGCGGAAAACTCGAATGAACTATTCGGACAACAATATATTGACGGGCTATTTATAGGTCGTAGTGCTTGGGATGCAGAAAACTTCTTCAAAATTATTGAACGTATCGTTAATAAATAA
- the pdxA gene encoding 4-hydroxythreonine-4-phosphate dehydrogenase PdxA yields MKKPVIALTMGDPAGIGPEITVDTMLSEEIHNVCKPFVIGSIPILERAAKVRGVSIKFNKIQDPSEAKYELGTFDVLETGNYDTDAIKWGEVQKLAGQMSYDWVLKSIELGMAKKIDAVSTAPIHKIAIKLAGVKEPGHTEIYQNETHSEYGLTMFSCHKLRVFFVSRHMSVIDACKYATKERVLQDVRNIDKELRNIGIENPFIAVAALNPHGGDNGLFGREEIDELIPAVEAAKAEGINATGPVPADSVFHIGKSGKYDAILSLYHDQGHIACKTLDFEKSVTITFGLPFMRSSVDHGTAFDIAGKNIANGVSMIESTKVLAEYTAKYMNKKA; encoded by the coding sequence ATGAAAAAACCAGTAATTGCATTAACAATGGGTGATCCCGCAGGTATTGGTCCGGAAATTACCGTCGATACAATGCTAAGTGAAGAGATTCATAATGTATGTAAACCTTTTGTTATCGGTAGCATTCCTATTTTAGAAAGGGCTGCCAAGGTTCGTGGCGTTTCAATTAAATTTAATAAAATTCAGGATCCAAGTGAAGCTAAATACGAATTAGGAACTTTCGATGTACTTGAAACCGGTAATTATGACACTGATGCCATTAAGTGGGGCGAGGTTCAGAAACTCGCTGGCCAAATGTCTTATGACTGGGTATTAAAATCCATTGAGTTAGGTATGGCTAAAAAAATTGATGCGGTTTCTACCGCACCCATTCATAAAATTGCAATTAAATTAGCAGGTGTGAAAGAGCCCGGCCATACGGAAATTTATCAAAATGAAACTCATTCCGAATATGGCTTGACAATGTTTAGTTGCCATAAATTACGTGTTTTCTTCGTAAGTCGTCATATGTCGGTTATTGATGCTTGTAAGTACGCAACGAAAGAACGCGTATTACAAGATGTAAGAAATATTGATAAGGAATTACGTAATATCGGTATTGAAAATCCGTTCATTGCAGTTGCGGCGTTAAATCCTCATGGCGGTGATAACGGTTTGTTTGGTCGAGAAGAAATTGATGAATTGATTCCTGCCGTTGAAGCCGCAAAAGCGGAAGGGATTAATGCAACAGGCCCGGTTCCGGCGGATTCCGTATTCCATATCGGTAAATCCGGTAAATATGATGCGATTTTGTCTCTATATCATGATCAGGGGCACATTGCATGTAAAACATTAGATTTTGAAAAATCGGTAACTATTACATTCGGTTTACCGTTTATGCGTAGTTCTGTTGATCATGGTACTGCTTTTGATATCGCAGGGAAAAATATTGCAAATGGCGTAAGCATGATTGAGTCAACTAAAGTATTAGCTGAATATACAGCTAAGTATATGAATAAAAAAGCTTAA
- a CDS encoding four-carbon acid sugar kinase family protein produces the protein MPVIGVVADDLTGATTTGVLLARSGSKTTVCFNTEAAIKSNAEVPSDSLLISTSSRPLLKHEAYKHVKEATQVLKNMGVQYFTKRIDTTMRGGVGVEIDAMLDTLPENTIAVVVPAMPQSRRILVGGYSVIDGVALTNTPVARDVRTPVREGYIPALLASQTRRKVGLVSLTDVMHGVYEIRIALMDQITQGKQVIVVDAITLEDVSNIAQACLMLDNPILAVDPGPFTAALGYQRGLIHREEPNIPQTDATCAEDKTVLVVAGSATPVTKLQMDTLCQDPRNISISVDPVLLIEGGDIADTEAKRVVGLVKDYMANDVRPRAILLETALHGPLLNLDAEDAKRKFVRGESAERINAGLGMIVSDIFKQIGHQRFAGIFATGGDTMVNVCNQLNVSAIEMIDYVIPQSDIGRLVGIFDNKMPIVGKGGLTGDEYTACKIVDRLFLEACRDK, from the coding sequence ATGCCTGTTATTGGTGTAGTCGCTGATGATTTAACCGGTGCGACAACAACCGGAGTATTATTAGCCCGCTCAGGTTCGAAAACAACCGTATGTTTTAATACGGAAGCTGCCATTAAATCGAATGCTGAAGTGCCATCCGATTCACTACTGATTAGTACAAGTAGTCGTCCGTTACTTAAACATGAAGCTTATAAACATGTGAAAGAAGCAACTCAAGTATTGAAAAATATGGGGGTGCAATATTTTACTAAACGCATTGATACCACAATGCGAGGTGGTGTCGGCGTTGAAATTGATGCGATGCTTGATACTTTGCCTGAGAATACCATAGCGGTTGTGGTGCCGGCGATGCCCCAATCCCGGCGTATTCTTGTTGGCGGTTATTCAGTGATTGACGGCGTTGCATTAACCAATACGCCAGTAGCGCGTGATGTGCGTACACCAGTACGGGAGGGGTATATTCCGGCATTACTTGCAAGCCAGACTCGTCGTAAAGTGGGGTTAGTCAGTTTAACCGACGTTATGCATGGCGTATATGAAATTCGTATTGCTTTGATGGATCAGATTACTCAAGGCAAACAAGTAATCGTTGTTGATGCAATCACTCTTGAAGATGTGTCTAATATCGCCCAGGCTTGTTTAATGCTTGATAATCCGATTCTAGCCGTTGATCCGGGTCCGTTTACCGCCGCACTCGGCTATCAACGGGGCTTAATCCACCGAGAAGAACCGAATATTCCACAAACTGATGCTACATGCGCTGAAGATAAAACCGTATTAGTAGTCGCCGGTAGTGCAACACCTGTTACTAAATTACAAATGGATACGCTTTGTCAGGATCCTCGTAATATATCAATTTCTGTCGATCCCGTATTGCTTATTGAAGGCGGCGATATTGCCGATACGGAAGCAAAACGAGTGGTGGGTCTTGTAAAAGATTATATGGCTAATGATGTGCGGCCAAGAGCAATTTTACTTGAAACGGCATTGCATGGTCCGTTACTTAATCTTGATGCGGAAGATGCTAAACGTAAGTTTGTTCGCGGTGAAAGCGCCGAGCGAATTAATGCGGGACTAGGCATGATTGTTTCGGATATTTTTAAACAAATTGGTCACCAACGTTTTGCCGGTATTTTTGCAACAGGCGGGGACACTATGGTGAATGTGTGCAACCAGTTAAATGTTTCGGCTATTGAAATGATTGACTATGTAATCCCACAATCCGATATCGGGCGTCTAGTGGGGATTTTTGATAATAAAATGCCGATTGTCGGTAAAGGCGGCTTAACAGGTGATGAATATACGGCTTGTAAGATTGTTGATCGCCTATTCTTAGAAGCCTGTCGAGATAAGTAA
- a CDS encoding DeoR/GlpR family DNA-binding transcription regulator: MKLNEKEQLIIDSLKRKDVITNIELSEILQCSTVTIRSLIRSLEKKGLIIRTHGGAKLCNDYLDIHIPAGNIFKEREAKLRIAEKAYQYIAERDTIILDDSSNSYYLAQVIKKYSDKYLIIITNSLPVIAELSTCSAVEIISIGGVLRGNKNAFVGDFAIEMLKNFKATKAFIGVHGIDPEFGITSIGNEQMMIKKQIFKIAQYVYVLTCSEKFGTGYLLVSAPLSQVHKIITDKNIDKNILNVIKSSVDIDLV, encoded by the coding sequence ATGAAGCTGAACGAGAAAGAACAACTAATCATAGATTCGCTTAAACGGAAAGACGTCATTACAAACATAGAACTAAGCGAAATATTACAATGCTCAACCGTTACAATTAGAAGTCTGATTCGATCTTTAGAAAAAAAAGGGCTAATTATTCGCACGCACGGAGGGGCCAAACTCTGCAATGATTACCTTGATATTCATATACCGGCCGGAAATATTTTTAAGGAAAGAGAAGCTAAATTACGTATTGCCGAGAAAGCCTATCAATACATAGCGGAAAGAGACACTATTATTTTAGATGATTCCTCTAATAGCTATTATTTAGCGCAAGTTATAAAAAAATATTCGGATAAATATTTGATTATTATAACCAATTCATTGCCGGTAATCGCTGAACTATCTACCTGTTCCGCCGTAGAAATCATTTCTATCGGCGGAGTATTGAGGGGAAATAAAAATGCCTTTGTCGGTGATTTTGCTATTGAAATGTTAAAGAATTTTAAAGCTACAAAGGCTTTTATCGGCGTACATGGTATCGATCCCGAATTTGGTATTACCTCTATTGGCAATGAACAAATGATGATCAAAAAACAGATTTTTAAAATTGCACAATATGTTTATGTTTTAACTTGTAGTGAAAAATTCGGCACGGGTTATTTACTGGTTTCAGCCCCGCTCTCTCAGGTTCATAAAATTATTACGGATAAGAATATCGATAAAAATATCTTAAATGTTATCAAAAGCAGCGTAGATATAGATCTTGTATAA